The proteins below come from a single Pichia kudriavzevii chromosome 2, complete sequence genomic window:
- a CDS encoding uncharacterized protein (PKUD0B12420; similar to Saccharomyces cerevisiae YDL060W (TSR1); ancestral locus Anc_4.244) → MAGHRSTLKKANKAFKSPHSSKRALKALNKGKVEKTAANNKALKVQTRDQRKNQRNQLKLNKIKKTSEEHALFTSNKVERVITILPLTKNQSVHDIINKLLKNDVEFDITSVAENIITVRVDKFKSTLKFVIPDMDDLLSILDSCKVSDFVLFGLSATEEVEGNYGEQIIRAVEAQGVSSCFAVLPDIVSSYPKKNLQQDVYKSLFSFYQHFFPNAEKAYMLESKNDSMNLLRTLSQKIPKGIHWRDTRGYLLADHLDKVTINDNEDLLTITGIVRGTGFNVNGLIHLPGFGDFQIEQIEKLVKNNEIESITPSERATLNPLQDFDDENNDLSMDEMDDDESHSEVDEEVEDDWDLVNKEKPKARTRLPKGMSEYQARWLKDEEIEKLIEEYGLQEPHEELNTEANYKGEEEIDNMEIHEQNGDIDDSEEAGMDMELTAEDRERQLQEYRERERDELEFPDEIELRYDEVATERLSKYRGVKSLASALWDYDELDERRPVHWLEYLRLKGYKIHRNQLIKKFKTTTTVVAGDKVRISVKFNKELFMKLVDPKMKPFIVYALLPNENKLSVCNFSIQTWESYEEPIKSKEPMIVQYGFRRYAINPLFSQHTRNANNVAKFQRFLHKGQVALATAIVPTSFTNSPALFFRCDQNSKNLQILCQGTFENTDFTRILAKRVVITGEVFKIHKSVVTIRFMFHNSHDVNAYKNVPLFTKMGRSGFIKEALGTHGLFKASFDGSLNQQDIVGMELFKRVWPKQGSPVAF, encoded by the coding sequence ATGGCAGGTCACAGATCTACGTTAAAGAAGGCCAACAAGGCGTTCAAGAGTCCGCATTCTTCCAAACGTGCACTCAAGGCGCTGAATAAGGGTaaggttgaaaaaacaGCAGCTAATAACAAGGCTCTGAAGGTTCAAACTAGAGACCAACGTAAAAACCAGAGAAACCAGCTGAAGCtaaacaaaatcaagaaaacatcTGAGGAACACGCACTATTTACCTCTAATAAGGTTGAGAGGGTCATTACTATTTTGCCGCTAACCAAAAACCAGTCTGTCCACgatatcatcaacaagttattgaagaacgatgttgaatttgatatcaCTTCAGTTGCAGAAAATATAATTACCGTCAGAGttgacaaattcaaatcGACTTTGAAATTTGTTATACCTGATATGGATGACCTGCTATCGATTTTGGATTCCTGTAAAGTATCCGACTTTGTGTTGTTTGGACTTTCTGCAActgaagaagttgaggGAAACTATGGAGAACAAATCATCAGAGCCGTTGAAGCGCAAGGTGTATCTAGTTGTTTTGCAGTATTGCCAGATATTGTTTCTAGTtatccaaagaaaaatttaCAGCAGGACGTCTATAAGtctctattttctttttatcaacattttttCCCCAACGCCGAAAAGGCTTATATGCTAGAAAGTAAGAATGATTCAATGAACTTATTGAGAACTTTGTCTCAAAAGATCCCAAAGGGCATTCATTGGAGAGACACCAGAGGTTATCTCTTAGCCGATCATCTTGATAAGGTGACTATCAATGACAACGAAGACCTTCTAACTATTACAGGTATTGTAAGAGGTACAGGATTTAATGTCAATGGCTTGATCCATCTACCTGGGTTTGgagattttcaaattgaacaaattgaaaagcttgttaaaaacaatgaaattgaatcaATTACCCCTAGTGAAAGAGCAACTTTGAATCCCTTacaagattttgatgaCGAAAATAATGATTTATCAATGGATGAAatggatgatgatgaatcaCATAGTGAAGTGGacgaagaagttgaagatgactGGGATTTGGTTAATAAGGAAAAACCAAAGGCCAGAACTAGATTACCAAAGGGTATGTCCGAATATCAAGCAAGATGGTTGAAAGACGAAGAGATTGAGAAATTAATTGAGGAGTATGGATTACAAGAACCCCATGAGGAGTTAAACACTGAAGCTAATTATAAAGGAGAGGAGGAGATAGATAACATGGAAATTCATGAACAAAATGGCgatattgatgattcgGAAGAAGCAGGTATGGATATGGAATTGACCGCTGAAGACCGGGAAAGACAGTTACAAGAATACAGAGAAAGAGAACGGGATGAACTAGAGTTTCCTGATGAAATCGAGTTACGGTATGATGAAGTTGCAACTGAAAGATTGTCCAAATACAGGGGTGTCAAATCTCTTGCATCTGCTTTGTGGGATTATGATGAACTTGATGAAAGAAGACCTGTGCATTGGCTGGAATATCTAAGGTTGAAGGGATACAAAATACATAGAAACCAACtgataaagaaattcaaaactaCTACAACTGTAGTTGCCGGCGATAAGGTTAGAATTAGTGTCAAATTCAATAAAGAATTATTCATGAAGCTTGTGGATCCAAAGATGAAACCATTCATTGTTTATGCTTTAttaccaaatgaaaataaactgTCGGTATGTAACTTTTCAATCCAAACGTGGGAGTCTTACGAAGAaccaataaaatcaaaagaacCAATGATTGTTCAGTACGGCTTCCGTAGGTATGCAATTAACCCTCTGTTCTCTCAGCATACTAGAAATGCCAATAATGTCGCCAAGTTCCAAAGATTTTTACACAAGGGACAAGTGGCATTGGCTACTGCCATTGTACCAACGTCATTTACAAACTCCCCTGCCTTGTTTTTCAGATGTGATCAGAACAGTAAAAACCTTCAAATATTGTGCCAAGGTACCTTTGAAAATACTGATTTCACAAGAATATTGGCAAAGAGGGTTGTCATCACTGGTGAAGTCTTCAAAATTCACAAGAGTGTGGTTACAATTAGATTTATGTTTCATAACTCTCATGACGTCAATGCATACAAGAATGTCCCATTATTCACTAAGATGGGCAGATCTGGTTTCATAAAGGAAGCGCTAGGTACCCATGGGTTATTCAAGGCCTCATTTGATGGTTCTTTGAATCAACAAGATATCGTTGGTATGGAGTTGTTCAAAAGAGTCTGGCCAAAGCAGGGGTCTCCTGTCGCATTTTAA
- a CDS encoding uncharacterized protein (PKUD0B12430; similar to Saccharomyces cerevisiae YDL061C (RPS29B) and YLR388W (RPS29A); ancestral locus Anc_4.245; intron in 5' UTR), whose amino-acid sequence MAHENVWFSHPRNFGKGSRQCRICSSHSGLVRKYGINMCRQCFREKAKDIGFTKLR is encoded by the coding sequence ATGGCACACGAAAACGTTTGGTTCTCCCACCCAAGAAACTTCGGTAAAGGTTCTAGACAATGTAGAATCTGTTCCTCCCACTCCGGTTTAGTCAGAAAGTACGGTATCAACATGTGCAGACAATGTTTCAGAGAAAAGGCTAAGGACATTGGTTTCACCAAGTTAAGATAA
- a CDS encoding uncharacterized protein (PKUD0B12440; similar to Saccharomyces cerevisiae YER004W (FMP52); ancestral locus Anc_7.148): MSLFVLGGTGLVGSEFLSKALECSSTKKVFALLRRDPEIENDKLVKIISKETDQWGEVIKSTDIAENSTFFSAFGTTRKAAGSAENFVKIDHDINYEAFKAAKESGKFDTAIIVSSMGADKDSRFLYMKTKGQLDQDIIDLKFKKTIILRPGILLGERKVSKGLNNTLAEYVGRWTRGTFIGNAIGHPIYAEEVAKCALKLALEPANEEGEVRILQSAEIIKLAN; encoded by the coding sequence ATGTCGTTATTTGTTTTAGGAGGTACCGGTTTGGTTGGCTCAGAGTTCCTATCCAAGGCGTTGGAATGTTCGTCGACGAAGAAGGTCTTTGCTCTTCTTAGAAGAGACCCCGAAATCGAAAATGATAAACTGGTAAAGATTATATCCAAGGAGACTGATCAATGGGGTGAAGTCATTAAATCCACTGATATAGCAGAAAACTCCACCTTTTTCTCTGCATTTGGAACTACGAGGAAGGCTGCAGGATCAGCAGAAAATTTTGTTAAGATTGATCATGACATTAATTATGAGGCGTTTAAGGCTGCTAAGGAATCTGGCAAGTTTGACACTGCAATAATCGTCTCTTCCATGGGTGCAGATAAGGATTCGAGGTTTCTCTACATGAAAACCAAAGGCCAATTAGATCAGGACATTATCGATCTAAAGTTCAAGAAAACCATTATTTTGCGTCCTGGTATCCTCTTGGGTGAACGTAAAGTGTCTAAAGGATTGAATAATACACTCGCAGAATATGTGGGAAGATGGACAAGGGGGACTTTCATTGGCAATGCAATTGGACATCCGATTTATGCAGAGGAAGTTGCTAAATGTGCACTAAAGCTAGCGTTGGAGCCAGcaaatgaagaaggtgaagTACGTATCCTCCAAAGTGcagaaatcatcaaactGGCAAATTGA